One window from the genome of Hippoglossus hippoglossus isolate fHipHip1 chromosome 6, fHipHip1.pri, whole genome shotgun sequence encodes:
- the wt1a gene encoding LOW QUALITY PROTEIN: WT1 transcription factor a (The sequence of the model RefSeq protein was modified relative to this genomic sequence to represent the inferred CDS: deleted 2 bases in 1 codon), which yields MGSDLRDLNSLLPPLPAGPSPGCPALPVSTAPQWAPVLDFHPAASPYSSLAAPHTPLGSHSFIKQEPTWGTTVDPHHHEADPHCGLSAFTVHFSGQFTGTGACRYGSAFGAPPPPPTSSQPPPVTAPHHHQPPGRMFSNPPYLTNCMDTQQAARNQTGYGAVAFDGAGNYGHTPTHHSSQFSNHTFKHEDALTQQNTMGEQQYPVPPPVYGCHTPSDSCTGSQALLLRNPYNSGDSLYEMTSQLECVSWNPVNALASSMKSHATGYDSDPNSPMVYSCSTQYRIHTHGVFRGIQDVRRVPSIAPAIVRSEASEKRPFMCAYPGCNKRYFKLSHLQMHSRKHTGEKPYQCEFTDCGRRFSRSDQLKRHQRRHTGVKPFQCETCQRKFSRSDHLKTHTRTHTGEKPFNCRWPNCQKKFARSDELVRHHNMHQRNLTKLQLAI from the exons ATGGGTTCAGACCTACGTGACCTGAACTCCCTGCTGCCCCCTCTCCCGGCGGGCCCCAGCCCCGGGTGCCCGGCCCTGCCCGTCAGCACGGCCCCTCAGTGGGCTCCCGTCCTGGACTTCCACCCCGCCGCCTCCCCTTACTCCTCCCTGGCCGCCCCCCACACCCCCCTGGGGTCCCACTCCTTCATTAAGCAGGAGCCCACCTGGGGAACCACAGTGGACCCCCACCACCACGAAGCGGACCCCCACTGCGGCCTCAGCGCCTTCACCGTCCACTTCTCGGGCCAGTTCACGGGCACCGGGGCCTGCAGGTACGGGTCGGCGTTCGGGGCGCCCCCTCCCCCGCCGACCTCCAGCCAACCGCCGCCGGTGACAGCACCGCACCACCACCAGCCCCCCGGCAGGATGTTCAGCAACCCGCCATACCTGACCAACTGCATGGACACCCAGCAGGCGGCCCGCAACCAGACAG GTTACGGCGCAGTCGCGTTCGATGGAGCCGGGAATTACGGCCACACTCCAACGCACCACAGCTCCCAGTTCTCCAACCACACCTTCAAACACGAGGACGCTTTAACCCAGCAGAACACgatgg GTGAGCAGCAGTATCCTGTACCTCCTCCTGTTTATGGATGCCACACACCGTCAGACAGCTGTACAGGCAGCCAGGCTCTGCTGCTGAGGAACCCTTAcaacag CGGAGACAGTTTATATGAAATGACCTCTcagttggag tgtgtgtcatggaaCCCTGTCAATGCACTGGCCTCCAGCATGAAGAG CCACGCAACAGGATACGACAGTGACCCCAACAGCCCCATGGTGTACAGCTGCAGCACGCAGTaccgcatacacacacacggagtcTTCAGGGGAATTCAG gacGTGAGGCGGGTGCCCAGCATCGCTCCGGCCATCGTGCGGTCCGAGGCCAGCGAGAAGCGCCCGTTCATGTGCGCCTACCCGGGATGCAACAAGCGCTACTTCAAGCTGTCTCACTTGCAGATGCACAGTCgtaaacacacag GGGAGAAACCGTACCAGTGTGAGTTCACAGACTGCGGCCGGAGGTTTTCCCGCTCCGACCAGCTGAAACGACACCAGAGGCGACACACAG gagttaAACCCTTCCAATGCGAGACGTGTCAGAGAAAGTTCTCTCGGTCTGACCACCTTAAGACACACACCCGGACTCATACAG GTGAGAAGCCGTTTAACTGCCGGTGGCCAAACTGTCAGAAGAAGTTCGCCCGGAGCGACGAGCTGGTGCGACACCACAACATGCACCAGAGGAACCTCACCAAGCTGCAGCTCGCCATCTGA